The DNA region TTGTAGCTAATGCAGGTAAGAAGACATCACCACCTTCCTTGCGATCTGCGTCTACCATTATAGTGGTCGGTGTAAGTTAGAGGTAAATTGTTCAAAGTTAAATAACTTGTTGGTTTGAACCTAGATGTTACTAAAACTCATTGTTGGTTTTGTGGAATCTACTATTTCTTCTTGTAGTTGCGTTAGATATAAAGACCAAATATTTCCATTCAAGTTTCGCGAGTTAGGTCCAGACTTTGTTGAAACACGTTCTTCAGTATCTTCACCATGGATATATAGTATTTATTATCAATCTATTGCTGGGTTTGTTCCTTTCACTACGTCTTCAAATTAACTTCTAAGACCACACAATGGTGGCGTTTGAAGGCCTGATCCTAAGaactttttcattttatttttccaaaCTGACAAGActacaaacttttttttttatgggTCGTCGACTTTCGTAGATTGCAACAAATTAGCAAACTATTGAGTTTGGCAGACCACGATCACACTTATTTTCATGCTTCCCAATGTTCATAGAAAACAACAAATTAGTCATCTATAGAGTTTGGTAGGAGTGCTCATCGCCTAGTCAATTAAATTTTGTCAGTATATTTCATTTAGCCAGAGTTGAAGGTAGACTTTTCAATTGCTATAGTTTTAAATTCTCAAGGCATTATAAATTGAATTACATTATTAAAATGTTCCATCTTATTCCGTCACGTGGTGCTTGGACAAACAAAATTGATTATTCTTAGCTAGAAGTATTTAATTGTAAAAGGACTTAAATAGCATACACATGGAATTCATGGAATTATATAACAACTCAGTCTTATCCaataaaagaaaaagtcaaaTATATAGATCTTTATCCTTTATTATATGGTCTTCTATACttcaataaattttattaattaatttttttttatcttcttcttcctcatttaatatgtgtatttattataattttacatCACTTAACTGAAGTATTTATtggttgtttatatatatatatatatatatatatatatatatatatatatatatatatttgttttatcttaaatgtgtctttctaagttttttctcaatagatggaattttgattttctttttaatgttctcatttttttattctgttcatcctcgtatgtccacacatctatCTTGatatcctcatctctacaactctcatcttttgtttATGTGTTTAAGTTATAGTCTAATATTTAGCGTCATATAACATAAATGTAGAGCCGTCACATCAACGACCTCCTGGACTCGGTTCCACGGATATAGAGAGAAATAAATACAGACACCTCATCATTGTTTTGTAGAACTTTTCCTTAAGTTTCAGAGGTATTTTACAATCACATAAGACACCCAAACACTCTCCTCTATTTTAACCATCATGTTTATATTTTATGtaaaacatctctctcaatcactccatcgttttataaaaataatcctaaatatttaaaacccTTAGTTCTACTCATTATTTCTTATCTTAATAATTATTTCATTACgtataatattactaaacttaaattccatatattctgccTTTACTATATTAAACATAAAATCTTTCACTTCTAGCATTTTCTGTTAtgattctagtttaacatttaaTCTTTCATATATtgcatctatcaaaataatatcatccgTAAATAACATGTATTATCATATTATGTTTTGACTATGTCAAGTGAGTTTgtatataattaatataattctgTATAAATTATTTCATTGGATACATACTGGTAAGTAAAATCACTCGTTATAAGTTTTAACATTCTTCTGAAATATTATTTatctaaaaaaaacttttaactcATCTACGAGTGAGACTAGCTCTAAGACTAAATTTTATTGAGTGTAATGTAATCtaaattgtaatgtaattaaatttataatgtaatATAATATAACCTCGATTAAATTattacgtttggtaatgtaatgtatgtaatatttgattacattcttttgtttggtgtcaattattttttataaggaatataATTCGtactattataaaatgacaaaaatatcttaCGATCTCTACCTAGCGGTCATCACACCTTTGCCAGAGCTTGCGGTAGCCACCGACAATCAGCGACCACCGTCACTGACAACCGCCGGCCGACGCCGTCGACCGCTATCGTTAACAATCGGCAGCCCACCAACAACCGACGACCAGTTGCAAATTAgagatatatttgatatttaatttttgGTGAAATAGTGACCTCGTAATGTATTTAGATTACAtagtatttattttataattcagattataaaatttcattactttttataatctagattatattatattatatgtttaaaattaaatcaaataaaataatcaatttgtaatataatcctgattatattataaaatagaTTATATCCTATTAGCCTAAAGGTAGAGGGACATTGAATCCAAAGGCATAGAGCCCAAGGTGAAGTATGGTCTGATATTTTATTCTACCTTCATCAAACATGTAAAAacagaaattgatttttttttcaatggattatatattttcatgatTTATTACACGTCCTTTTCTCATATCAAATATCAGCTTGGTTGTTGGATCAATTAATTAGATGACTTGTTCAACTTGCATAACTATTTCAACAACACTCGTCCAAAGAAATCCTAAAGTCATGAGCCCATATTTCCTCCATAGTGACAGTATATTTATTTAAAGCCATTTCAGTGCTTCAATATACCAAATTGCATCAAAATAAGTTATCCTGCCGTTACTTGTGCTGAGCTAAAGATTATATATTTTTCTATGCAACTGTCAGTTGAAATTTATTAATCTTTAGCGGTAAATTTACAAATTTTCACTGATTCATCTGTTCATCAGATAAACAGCCAGTCCCTACATTCTTTATTATTTTTCAGCCATCAAGCATGATTTCCAGAGTTAGGTAGACAAATTGCATGAAGGTCCCTTTTTTCACAGGCATCTATTTAGGTTGACAAATTGCACCCTGCCCCCTACGTTTAAAGTCTTTTCCTTCGATCAAGCATCCATTTAGGTGAACAAATTGCGGGAAGACCCTGCATTAAATTCTTTTATCCATCAAGCACCCAGTCAGGTTGACTTTGTTTTTTTATGAAATGCATGGACCATGATGTCTCAATTATTGAGGGGGAGGAGTCCTATTCCTGCATTCCTAAACTGACAAAGTCATCCTTGTCAGCTACAtgctttggcttcatcaaacaaCTTCATCTCCAGAGAAGGTGATGAAGGAGAAGAACAACAGCAGGTTGATCGAGTTTTAGTTCGCGATGGGGTACGAGAAGAACAAGGCTCACAACTTGATGAGCCTGATCGAAGCAAGAAAGCTGGGCTTGGCTCTGCTTGCCGGATGCTGCGTGGTCATCTTCACCTACTTCATCTCCATGTCTGATACCACAGGTTCATTCCATCCTCTGTCACTCTGCTTTTCTTACAGAAATTGATAGCGTGAAAACAGTATGCTTTTTGTCTGCAGGGAACCGGCAACCATATGCGTCCTACACTGTGCGAGAAGACGCAGTTGCTGAAACCCAAATTATTCAACAGACTCTCGGTGagaaattttgatttttcctCTGTTCGATGAGAAGAAGAAACATGGTCTTTAATTTTACTGTCTCTTTCTTGTAGAAATTGCAGGGAAAGAGACGGAGGATCTGTCAGAAACCAACGCGAATGCTCCTGCTGATGATGAAACGGTTGGTGATCAGAAGAGAGAGGAGCCAATCTGCGACGTCGTGAACCCGCGATCGGAGTTCTGCGACATCGTCGGCGACGTCCGCGTCCAAGGCGGTGGGAACTCCTCCGCTGTCACGCTGGTCTCTCCTCGCCGTGGTGAGTCCCGGTGGCAGGTCCTCCCCTACGTCCGCAAGCACATGCGGAACATCGCCAGGGTGTCTGTTCTCGCCACCGCTGACCCCCTCGCCGCTCCCCGGTGCACCAGCGTTCGGAACGTCCCCGCCATAGTCTTCGCCCTCGGCGGCTTCACCGGGAACTACTACCACGACTTCACCGACCTGCTGCTCCCGATCTTCCTCACCGCGCGCGAGTTCGACGGCGAGGTCCAGTTCCTGGTCACCAATATCCAGCCGTGGTGGCTCCTCAAGTACCGCCCGCTCTTCCGCCGCCTGACGCGCTACGACATCGTTGACCTTGACGGCGCCGCCGGCGCCGGCCAGGTGTTTTGCCACCCCCGCGTCATGGTCGGCCTTCGCTTCCACGACGACCTCGTCATAGACCCGCCGCGTGCGCCGCGGGGGCTCGCCATGCGCGACTTCACCGGGTTCCTCCGCGACGCCTACGGGCTGCCACGCGGGCGCGCGGAGCGCGCGCCGAGGCCGAGGCTCCTCCTGGTGGCGCGCAATCGGACGCGGCGGTTCGTCAACTTGCCGGAGATCGCGGCGGCGGCGGAAAGGGTTGGGTTCGAGGTGGTTCGGGGGGACGCGAAGTTCGGGGATGTGGCGGCCTTCGCCGGCGTGGTGAACTCCTGCGACGTGATGGTGGGCGTGCACGGCGCCGGGCTCACCAACTTCCTATTCCTGCCTGAGAGGGCGGTGCTGGTGCAGGTGGTCCCTTGCTGCGGTTTGGAGGTGATGGCGGCGCACACCTTCAAGCGACCGGCGGAGGACGCCGGCGTGCGGTACTTGGAGTACAGCATCGCGGTGGAGGAGAGCACGCTGCTGGAGGAGTACCCGAGGGAGCACCCGGTGTTCACGGAGCCGGAGTCGGTGCACCGCCGGGGATTCTACGAGATGGCGGAAATTTACTTGGGAAAGCAGAACGTGAGGCTCGACGTCGACAGGTTCCGGCCTGTCTTTCTCAGAGCCATGGCGCTCCTTCACGACCAGTAGGAAGAAAGATTACAGAATTTTAAttctgttttttattttcattagagTCGGTGCAACAGTGCCATCGCTCGCGCAGATTTGTTCATACGATGACAAAAGGAAATGACAGGTCGTGAGAATATATAAAACAGGGACCTAGACAAGGTTTCTTTCGGCAATGCCACGAGATTCCAAAGCAAAGTTTGGGTCCATCCTACGCCTACTTGCACAAATTGCCTTCCAGTGATAGTACATTTCTTGATGGTTCCTGGAAATACAGATATAACTCGATGGTCAAGTTCGGAAAACATAGCATGTTTGATGCTCGAATACAAAACCAGAGGGTGTTTGGAAATCAAAGTCGGAGCTGCTCGGGAATCGGAGTGGGGGCAGAAAGTGCTCAAGAATCAGATTCAGAGTCAGAGGGTGCTCAAAAATCGGGTCGGAACCAGAGAATACTCAGGGGTCCTAGTCGGAGCCTAAGAACACCCGAGAATCAAAGTCAGAGTCATGAGGTGCTCAGGAGTAAGTCTGGAGTCAAATAAAACTTGACTTTAATGACCAATGCTCGGGAAATTGGCTCAGGGTTAAATGTCAGTATGGGGGCGAAGTTTTAGGAGGAAGATAGTTGCAAAAATGGGGGTTGATAAGGATAGGCGTTATTATTCATGGGGCGTTACATGGAGAAAAGATTGCAAGGTCGTTGCTAAACAGAAGGCAATAATGGTGGTTGATACAGAAAATATCGATGTAGGCTAAGAGATCAATTGTCTTACTGAGGTGGAGGGTTAAAATCTAGATAGGTTCATCATGTTAggatcgatttgtagctagaggagtGTGGAGGTGAATAGTTTGTCGCGCTTATTGTCTTACTTCATGGTGATAGGTTAAAATCTAGGTAGGTCCATCATGTTAagatcgatttgtagctagaggtgtgtggaggtgaatagctcgtcgcgcttatTATCTTACTTCATGGTGATGATTTACAGCGGAATGAAACATGAAATACACTTACAACGCTAACATAAACAATTTAATTgatattcacctcaagaagaggtgactaatctaaagaTCCACACACGATGCGCTTTctactatgaaaaatactccttctcggtaactaccgaaacctcgtacaagactcacacaacataCAACATaacgcaagaagaaaaatacaagtaCACAAAggaaaaccttttcttacttgACCTTGTTGTAGTTGATtatctcttgaaccttggaagtgcagcaacacttgcccccaagagcttccaagaactggcggtgagtgtCGAAGAGGATCGCGTGAGCTGGAGAAGAAGGGTTGTAGTGTTTGAACACTTCATCGCCTTTATATCTGCGCTTCTAGggattccaatcgattggggctcctcccaatcgattgccacgtcaaatCCCAGCAATCTCGGCCGTCCAAAACTTGCATCCTGCACAACGGTagtatctcaatcgattgggaagatttgaatcgatcgaatgatcgattcagagcgcctctgtactctgctggaaaaggcctgaatcaatcagctgatcaattcagcCTTTATCGCGACTCGCGCGATTTCCAGCTCCCCAAtagatcggccaatcgattggcagtgccaatcgatcgactgatcgattgggaagcattcTGTTTACgcgatataagctcccaatcgatcggttaatcgattggGCTACAATTTAtcgcagcactctcccaatcgatcggctgatcgattgggctttggttcaatcgatcggttgatctatTGActacccttgacttgcttaactcaagctcaagggcccccaattccaacatccggtcaaccatgtcTTGTtggactcctcatgcctagcatccggtcaaccttgacctgtcgggacttcttcaccaagtgttcggtcaatcttttgacccacttggacttttctcctcatgccaagtgtctggtgaaccttgactcacttggacttatcgtctcgtgccaagtgtctgtcccaccagatgtccggttacccttgacccatctagatttcctcgtgtctggcttcactcaacagGTCTTTTCatctgtctaacttcactcactaggacttttcatctgcttggcttcactcaccagaactttccatttgcctggcttcactcaccaggactttcacttaacttcactcactaggattttccccttgcctaacctccagttaggactttctcagtcaagtatccagtcaaccttttgacctacttggctcttcttcacATTAGACTAGTTAAACAttaaccagaggggaattgcttcaacaatctccccaattggacaattgctcctgcaatcttcatatattgttaaacatcgaaactcaaacatcaagactcaagctagagtcaactcaagctcagtcaacctggtcaaccttgacctagggatattgcaccaacaattttccctttttgatatttgacaatacctttaagttaggctaatcccatagtcttaacttcttcttcatgctaacgcatgaatgagggtttccttcattctttcTCTTTCCAAGAGGACAAACTCCCATGTTGGATAATGAAGGCATAATTTAGACTTTACATTCTTCCCCAAACTTTTCTAGATGGACAAAGGCCTAGCTTAAACCCTGTATTCTCTCCCTATTAGCACACATCGAAAACTCTCCCCCTTAAtagttactcaacgttgttcataacctcacatgttgttcacaacacaacaatgaaggtctcatacccttcactgtatacaatgctcacccttgagcattaaaccaCGTCACactgctcatccaagagcattcatcattctaacaatgaaggtctcatacccttcattgtagccGATGCTCACTCTTGAGCATTAAtccacttcataatgctcatcctagatCATTCACAACTTAACaacgaagatatccactcttcattaTTTTTCAATGTTTAACTAGGAGCATTtactctaaagaaggttaaccatctTTCAAGgtgtttgaaaaaattaattttcatgtccttaaagagtaactctccctaaagacatgcgttaaacttctgtcattgcaccaacaatgacttagaatccctaaacctttaggaaacccaaaaacttgaagtttttaggtttaaaagatttaatattgaaaccaacctcatcctaaacttcaatctagtgttccttaaccaattctccttgttttcatcatgaaaaactactcttaaatgtatataaatatattccaaggggttaaGAGTGGTTAAAGGGACTAAAGTGACTTAAGTGCTGAAATCaaactttcccagccaaaatcagccttttcaatcgattAGGTTGGAGCTCAATCGATTGCCACTCgtttcaatcgatccaatgatcgattccgcaagcttctGCTCACAGAAACCtgtttgaatcgatcgactgatcgatccaatagagttgaatcgatcggttgatcgattcaatgAGCTTCTACTCACGATAATATcctttctcaatcgatcgcccgatcgattgagacactccaatcgatcgggtgatcgattgaagctctgatttcctgaaagtgaatttcagcgaaattcagaaatacCCCAAAAATTCTATGAAATTCTAAAAAACATGAAAACTcttgtagatattatttagggtatatactattatgaaaaaaataattttctaagaaaatacacatTATTTTAAAGATTGGCATAAACTTGAAatcttgtaaaaacttcaatgtttcttccaaatttgtgtctaacttttcaatgatgattactattaaaagattgccttcaccaaggttttccaaagtatatttaaaatatttttcaaaaactaatttccaaccatgttctttgggcttaattatgcacatgacttgtacattagctttcccaattatTGGAGTATACACaactatgtgttttaatgaaatcaaaactcaaatagatgcactaaatcaacttcttgagtcttgttcatcatcttagtatctcacttgtatctaatgtacattAAACACATACATGTCATCTTATGGTCTTTGTAAAATGTAGATTtcggttttgccctaaactagggatcatgcatatttatctaggtattttagaaatttagaacatccacctaggatgtcacttgttagtaaatgtcactatccttaattacaagaaaattaaaataatgcacgatgagttatgacatacatcaaaaagaaataatttttaaaagaaaatatactattgctacatgatatatgtatgacatgacttgacatggtatttttgtttatttttcataataagcataaatgtaaaatataatgtcatggcatatgataggcaaacaatcatggcaattagcataaataaaatatacctagatattctatctaagtatccttaatccttagctaaacctaaaatctaatcctagattgtccatattttctcaagaaaatggcaaaacccaacttgacatttcttttactcttgattaattgtgtcaatttaaattaagtacaattcctcaaattttggcacattttactcttccaaagagtaaccaTTTATcctcttcattttcaaaggttaacaaaaatcttgaaaatgcctccaagtgtcaactttatcaaggttgggttaactaccctacctatttggagttgacactctctaaactcatctaggatgtagagaatatgctcctcggaacccaaaatctattggtgctcattggatgctctaggtactcactagggataacttccttagatacctttctaatgacctttctaggcttcttagaagtcttgttcactttctctaggtcaactctaggaataacttcccttgtgaccttcttggtgactttctttaacttcttagaagtcttagtaacattagtttttctaaaaatacttctagggataacttccctta from Zingiber officinale cultivar Zhangliang chromosome 4B, Zo_v1.1, whole genome shotgun sequence includes:
- the LOC121977070 gene encoding alpha-1,3-arabinosyltransferase XAT2-like isoform X2 translates to MGYEKNKAHNLMSLIEARKLGLALLAGCCVVIFTYFISMSDTTVCFLSAGNRQPYASYTVREDAVAETQIIQQTLGKETEDLSETNANAPADDETVGDQKREEPICDVVNPRSEFCDIVGDVRVQGGGNSSAVTLVSPRRGESRWQVLPYVRKHMRNIARVSVLATADPLAAPRCTSVRNVPAIVFALGGFTGNYYHDFTDLLLPIFLTAREFDGEVQFLVTNIQPWWLLKYRPLFRRLTRYDIVDLDGAAGAGQVFCHPRVMVGLRFHDDLVIDPPRAPRGLAMRDFTGFLRDAYGLPRGRAERAPRPRLLLVARNRTRRFVNLPEIAAAAERVGFEVVRGDAKFGDVAAFAGVVNSCDVMVGVHGAGLTNFLFLPERAVLVQVVPCCGLEVMAAHTFKRPAEDAGVRYLEYSIAVEESTLLEEYPREHPVFTEPESVHRRGFYEMAEIYLGKQNVRLDVDRFRPVFLRAMALLHDQ
- the LOC121977070 gene encoding alpha-1,3-arabinosyltransferase XAT2-like isoform X4 — encoded protein: MGYEKNKAHNLMSLIEARKLGLALLAGCCVVIFTYFISMSDTTGNRQPYASYTVREDAVAETQIIQQTLGKETEDLSETNANAPADDETVGDQKREEPICDVVNPRSEFCDIVGDVRVQGGGNSSAVTLVSPRRGESRWQVLPYVRKHMRNIARVSVLATADPLAAPRCTSVRNVPAIVFALGGFTGNYYHDFTDLLLPIFLTAREFDGEVQFLVTNIQPWWLLKYRPLFRRLTRYDIVDLDGAAGAGQVFCHPRVMVGLRFHDDLVIDPPRAPRGLAMRDFTGFLRDAYGLPRGRAERAPRPRLLLVARNRTRRFVNLPEIAAAAERVGFEVVRGDAKFGDVAAFAGVVNSCDVMVGVHGAGLTNFLFLPERAVLVQVVPCCGLEVMAAHTFKRPAEDAGVRYLEYSIAVEESTLLEEYPREHPVFTEPESVHRRGFYEMAEIYLGKQNVRLDVDRFRPVFLRAMALLHDQ
- the LOC121977070 gene encoding beta-1,2-xylosyltransferase XYXT1-like isoform X1; this translates as MGYEKNKAHNLMSLIEARKLGLALLAGCCVVIFTYFISMSDTTVCFLSAGNRQPYASYTVREDAVAETQIIQQTLEIAGKETEDLSETNANAPADDETVGDQKREEPICDVVNPRSEFCDIVGDVRVQGGGNSSAVTLVSPRRGESRWQVLPYVRKHMRNIARVSVLATADPLAAPRCTSVRNVPAIVFALGGFTGNYYHDFTDLLLPIFLTAREFDGEVQFLVTNIQPWWLLKYRPLFRRLTRYDIVDLDGAAGAGQVFCHPRVMVGLRFHDDLVIDPPRAPRGLAMRDFTGFLRDAYGLPRGRAERAPRPRLLLVARNRTRRFVNLPEIAAAAERVGFEVVRGDAKFGDVAAFAGVVNSCDVMVGVHGAGLTNFLFLPERAVLVQVVPCCGLEVMAAHTFKRPAEDAGVRYLEYSIAVEESTLLEEYPREHPVFTEPESVHRRGFYEMAEIYLGKQNVRLDVDRFRPVFLRAMALLHDQ
- the LOC121977070 gene encoding alpha-1,3-arabinosyltransferase XAT2-like isoform X3; protein product: MGYEKNKAHNLMSLIEARKLGLALLAGCCVVIFTYFISMSDTTGNRQPYASYTVREDAVAETQIIQQTLEIAGKETEDLSETNANAPADDETVGDQKREEPICDVVNPRSEFCDIVGDVRVQGGGNSSAVTLVSPRRGESRWQVLPYVRKHMRNIARVSVLATADPLAAPRCTSVRNVPAIVFALGGFTGNYYHDFTDLLLPIFLTAREFDGEVQFLVTNIQPWWLLKYRPLFRRLTRYDIVDLDGAAGAGQVFCHPRVMVGLRFHDDLVIDPPRAPRGLAMRDFTGFLRDAYGLPRGRAERAPRPRLLLVARNRTRRFVNLPEIAAAAERVGFEVVRGDAKFGDVAAFAGVVNSCDVMVGVHGAGLTNFLFLPERAVLVQVVPCCGLEVMAAHTFKRPAEDAGVRYLEYSIAVEESTLLEEYPREHPVFTEPESVHRRGFYEMAEIYLGKQNVRLDVDRFRPVFLRAMALLHDQ